A window of the Myxococcus fulvus genome harbors these coding sequences:
- a CDS encoding KpsF/GutQ family sugar-phosphate isomerase has product MARSPRSVAKKPRLRALPGRSTLAPTSELDDEALLACARDVLEAESRAILGVTQRLGAPFVRAVRLVRECQGQVIVTGMGKAGHIGQKLSATLASTGVRSVFLHPAEAVHGDLGRVARGDVILALSNSGSTEELVRLLPSFKRMATPVIALTADTQSALARGSDVVLEIGHIEEACPMGLVPTASTAALHALGDALTMAVLRSRPFGTDDYALLHPGGKLGRSVQRVFELMRTGPANPLVRDTATLSEVVGVMTKTPGRPGAACVVDRTGRLVGIFTDGDLRRRVEQGLTDFKIQVRDVMGKQPRCVTPETLALSATAQMRELKVDQLPVVDVEGRAVGLLDVQDLLAAKFV; this is encoded by the coding sequence ATGGCCCGCTCCCCACGCTCCGTTGCCAAGAAGCCCCGTCTGCGCGCCCTCCCGGGCCGCTCCACCCTGGCCCCCACGTCCGAGCTGGACGACGAGGCCCTGCTCGCGTGCGCGCGCGACGTGCTGGAGGCGGAGTCGCGCGCCATCCTCGGCGTGACGCAGAGGCTGGGCGCGCCGTTCGTGCGGGCGGTGCGGCTGGTGCGCGAGTGTCAGGGGCAGGTCATCGTGACGGGCATGGGGAAGGCGGGCCACATCGGCCAGAAGCTCTCCGCCACGCTCGCGTCCACGGGTGTCCGCTCGGTGTTCCTGCACCCCGCGGAGGCGGTGCACGGGGATTTGGGCCGCGTGGCGCGCGGGGACGTCATCCTCGCGTTGTCGAACAGCGGCTCCACGGAGGAGCTGGTGCGGCTGCTCCCGTCGTTCAAGCGCATGGCGACGCCGGTCATCGCGTTGACGGCGGACACGCAGAGCGCGCTGGCGCGCGGCTCGGACGTGGTGCTGGAGATTGGGCACATCGAGGAGGCGTGCCCGATGGGGCTGGTCCCCACGGCGTCCACGGCGGCGCTGCACGCGCTGGGGGATGCGCTCACCATGGCGGTGCTGCGCTCTCGGCCGTTCGGCACGGATGACTACGCGCTGCTGCATCCGGGTGGGAAGCTGGGCCGCTCGGTGCAGCGCGTGTTCGAGCTGATGCGCACGGGGCCCGCCAACCCGCTGGTGCGCGACACCGCCACGCTGTCGGAGGTGGTGGGGGTGATGACGAAGACGCCGGGCCGTCCGGGCGCGGCCTGCGTGGTGGACCGCACGGGGCGGCTGGTGGGCATCTTCACGGACGGCGACTTGCGCCGCCGCGTGGAGCAGGGCCTCACCGACTTCAAGATCCAGGTGCGCGACGTGATGGGCAAGCAGCCGCGCTGCGTGACGCCGGAGACGCTGGCGCTCTCGGCCACCGCGCAGATGCGCGAGCTGAAGGTGGACCAGTTGCCCGTGGTGGACGTCGAGGGCCGCGCCGTGGGCCTGCTCGACGTGCAGGACCTGCTCGCCGCGAAGTTCGTCTGA